One Roseomonas sp. OT10 DNA window includes the following coding sequences:
- a CDS encoding PhzF family phenazine biosynthesis protein — MDIQRIAAFSAGATGGNPAGVVIEAALPAPATMQRVAAELGYSETAFAAPDGEGWRVRYFSPETEVPFCGHATIALGAALALRHGDGAFDLRLNEAAITVEGRRDGPTLAATLCSPPTRSRPVAPELVREALALFGWSIAALDPRLPPARVHAGADHLLLALRERGTLCSMYYDLASGRALMREAGLVTIILAHAVTPRRFRMRNPFASGGVYEDPATGAAAAALAGYLRDLGWPHEGAIEIQQGDEMGMPSRLRAEIPPEVGAPVRVSGTARVLAG, encoded by the coding sequence ATGGACATCCAGCGCATCGCCGCCTTCTCCGCCGGAGCCACCGGCGGCAACCCGGCCGGCGTGGTGATTGAGGCCGCGCTGCCGGCCCCCGCGACGATGCAGCGCGTCGCGGCCGAGCTCGGCTATTCCGAGACCGCCTTCGCCGCGCCGGACGGGGAGGGGTGGCGCGTGCGCTACTTCTCGCCGGAGACGGAGGTGCCGTTCTGCGGCCACGCCACCATCGCCCTGGGCGCCGCGCTGGCCCTGCGCCATGGCGACGGTGCCTTCGACCTGCGGCTGAACGAGGCGGCCATCACCGTCGAGGGCCGGCGCGACGGCCCGACCCTGGCGGCCACGCTGTGCTCCCCGCCCACCCGCAGCCGTCCCGTCGCGCCGGAGCTGGTGCGCGAGGCGCTGGCGCTGTTCGGCTGGAGCATCGCGGCGCTGGACCCGCGCCTGCCGCCGGCCCGGGTGCATGCCGGGGCGGACCACCTGCTGCTGGCGCTGCGCGAGCGCGGGACGCTGTGCAGCATGTACTACGACCTGGCCTCGGGCCGGGCGCTGATGCGCGAGGCCGGGCTGGTGACGATCATCCTCGCCCATGCCGTGACGCCGCGCCGCTTCCGCATGCGCAACCCCTTCGCCTCGGGCGGGGTGTACGAGGATCCGGCGACCGGCGCGGCGGCGGCGGCGCTGGCGGGCTACCTGCGCGACCTCGGCTGGCCGCATGAGGGGGCGATCGAGATCCAGCAGGGCGACGAGATGGGGATGCCCTCGCGCCTGCGGGCGGAAATCCCGCCGGAGGTCGGGGCGCCCGTGCGCGTCTCGGGCACGGCGCGGGTGCTGGCGGGCTGA
- the mntR gene encoding manganese-binding transcriptional regulator MntR yields the protein MPSRPIRDPARIRSAVPADPAPHLLPAEDDQAARHASARAGRASAVLEDYVELIDDLLAEGGEARPTDLARRFGVSHATAIKSIARLKALGLAHSRPYRGVFLTPEGHALAERVRARHRVVVDLLLAVGVPAEVAETDAEGIEHHVSDATLAAFARFLAGPGRGPGDTGPAGK from the coding sequence ATGCCGTCCCGCCCCATCCGCGATCCGGCCCGGATTCGCTCCGCGGTGCCGGCCGACCCCGCGCCCCACCTCCTCCCGGCCGAGGACGACCAGGCGGCGCGGCATGCCAGCGCCCGGGCCGGCCGTGCCTCCGCGGTGCTGGAGGATTATGTCGAGCTGATCGACGACCTGCTGGCCGAGGGCGGCGAGGCGCGGCCGACCGACCTGGCCCGCCGCTTCGGCGTCTCCCACGCCACCGCGATCAAGAGCATCGCCCGGCTGAAGGCGCTGGGGCTGGCGCATTCGCGCCCCTATCGCGGCGTCTTCCTGACCCCCGAGGGCCATGCCCTGGCCGAGCGGGTGCGCGCCCGCCACCGCGTGGTGGTGGACCTGCTCCTCGCCGTCGGCGTGCCGGCGGAGGTGGCGGAAACCGATGCCGAGGGCATCGAGCACCATGTCAGCGACGCCACCCTAGCCGCCTTCGCCCGCTTCCTGGCCGGGCCGGGTAGGGGGCCGGGCGATACGGGGCCGGCCGGGAAATAG
- a CDS encoding MarR family winged helix-turn-helix transcriptional regulator: protein MDHAATPPPGTGDPEEVAEDKPLRLGSFLPYRLSVAAEAVSRAFAARYEAEFHLGIPEWRIMAVLGEAGTLTTQEVIRRTEMDRVKVSRAVIRLADKRLLARAPLPEDLRAHRLRLTAQGTALYARIVPRARALQAELAEVLTARELAELSAILAKVHDRAAALLRRREEGEGHQDGREDGEAER, encoded by the coding sequence ATGGACCATGCCGCAACGCCGCCGCCGGGGACGGGCGACCCGGAGGAGGTGGCCGAGGACAAGCCGCTGCGGCTGGGCAGCTTCCTGCCCTATCGCCTCTCCGTCGCCGCGGAGGCGGTCAGCCGCGCCTTCGCCGCCCGCTATGAGGCGGAGTTCCACCTCGGCATCCCCGAATGGCGGATCATGGCCGTGCTGGGCGAGGCCGGGACGCTCACCACGCAGGAGGTGATCCGGCGGACGGAGATGGACCGGGTGAAGGTCAGCCGCGCGGTGATCCGGCTGGCCGACAAGCGGCTGCTGGCGCGCGCGCCGCTTCCGGAGGACCTGCGCGCGCACCGGCTGCGCCTGACGGCCCAGGGGACGGCGCTCTACGCCCGCATCGTCCCCCGCGCCCGCGCCCTGCAGGCGGAGCTGGCGGAGGTGCTGACGGCGCGGGAGCTGGCCGAGCTGTCCGCGATTCTCGCCAAGGTCCACGACCGCGCCGCGGCGCTCCTGCGGCGGCGGGAGGAGGGCGAGGGCCACCAGGACGGCCGGGAGGACGGGGAGGCGGAGCGATGA